A stretch of Aureispira sp. CCB-E DNA encodes these proteins:
- a CDS encoding gliding motility-associated C-terminal domain-containing protein, which yields MKKSILITLLILSGGYKSMAQTPMLSNQGALISVKNNAVVSVQGKVQNDRNGTFHNSNEIYVSGDWENNANNEAFVSNGEGIVHLNGNNQTIQGNSITRFYDLRLENIGVKYATIDVYVDGFLRLNDREFDVDTNTAHVFNTDLVAVEHQQGGNGWGFVSSLENGGLLRHMDRSSVYFYPVGSKLGTARFRPVNIRPTSNNAVAFKVRMANVDPSSEGWDRNFRSRQVCEINPNFYHRISRTGGATDAFVEFLFDATQDGSFQDIARWTNTAIWAAASTGISGTNTTYNLDTRTSSQPIANFSPNPFALARLSPEVTATVAPNPICSNDTTIITASSSATAFTNYDFYVDSFLVQSGPFDRYALTDARVGEVPIWVVGSLADCGDISDTTVLTVYQGVVANVYSDTIIVAGTSANLLATGGDFYNWLPDTALSCNICAATAASPVETTTYWVEVENMDGCKDTASVVVDVREDVNQIVFIPNVLTPNNDGFNDTWFIKNIEFFPKNGVKIVNRWGDIVFQTNNYQNDWDGRYSGGQLPAGTYYYILDVGGEWGILKGDVTIIRE from the coding sequence ATGAAAAAAAGCATTTTAATAACATTGTTAATATTGAGTGGCGGCTATAAAAGTATGGCTCAAACACCAATGTTGAGCAATCAAGGCGCATTAATTTCAGTGAAAAATAACGCTGTTGTCTCTGTACAAGGCAAGGTTCAAAACGATCGGAATGGAACATTTCATAACAGTAATGAAATTTATGTTTCTGGAGACTGGGAGAACAATGCCAATAATGAAGCTTTTGTGAGTAATGGGGAGGGAATCGTTCATTTAAATGGAAATAATCAAACGATACAAGGAAATTCGATTACTCGATTTTACGATTTGCGTTTGGAGAATATAGGAGTTAAATATGCCACCATAGATGTTTATGTAGATGGTTTTTTGAGGTTAAATGACAGAGAGTTTGATGTTGATACGAATACAGCGCATGTATTTAATACCGACTTGGTGGCTGTGGAACATCAGCAAGGGGGCAATGGCTGGGGTTTTGTTTCTAGCTTAGAAAATGGAGGCTTGTTGAGGCATATGGATAGGTCTAGTGTGTACTTTTATCCTGTTGGTTCCAAGTTAGGTACAGCTCGTTTTCGTCCAGTTAATATTAGACCAACGAGTAATAATGCTGTAGCATTTAAAGTACGCATGGCAAATGTAGACCCAAGTTCTGAAGGCTGGGATCGAAATTTTAGGAGTAGGCAAGTCTGTGAAATTAACCCTAATTTTTATCATAGAATAAGTCGAACAGGTGGAGCAACAGATGCTTTTGTAGAGTTTTTATTTGATGCTACACAGGACGGATCTTTTCAAGATATTGCCAGATGGACGAACACAGCGATTTGGGCAGCTGCCTCTACGGGAATATCAGGTACCAATACGACGTATAATTTAGATACTAGAACCAGTAGTCAACCTATTGCTAATTTCTCACCGAATCCATTTGCTTTAGCGCGTCTAAGCCCAGAGGTAACGGCGACTGTTGCACCCAATCCTATTTGCTCGAATGATACAACAATCATTACTGCCAGTTCTAGTGCTACTGCTTTTACAAATTATGATTTTTATGTAGATTCTTTTTTGGTGCAATCAGGACCTTTTGATCGTTATGCCTTGACAGATGCAAGAGTAGGAGAAGTGCCTATTTGGGTAGTAGGAAGCCTTGCTGATTGTGGGGATATTAGTGATACAACCGTTTTAACCGTTTATCAAGGCGTGGTGGCAAATGTCTATTCAGATACAATTATTGTAGCAGGAACAAGTGCCAATTTATTGGCGACAGGAGGCGATTTTTATAATTGGTTGCCTGATACTGCCCTAAGTTGTAACATTTGTGCTGCAACGGCAGCTAGCCCTGTTGAAACAACGACCTATTGGGTAGAAGTAGAAAATATGGATGGGTGTAAAGATACGGCAAGTGTTGTGGTGGATGTTCGGGAGGATGTTAATCAAATTGTATTTATACCAAATGTACTGACTCCAAATAATGATGGTTTTAACGATACTTGGTTTATTAAGAATATTGAGTTTTTTCCTAAGAATGGGGTGAAAATTGTCAATCGCTGGGGGGATATTGTCTTTCAAACAAACAATTATCAAAATGATTGGGATGGTCGTTACAGTGGAGGACAGTTGCCTGCGGGTACCTATTATTATATTCTCGATGTTGGAGGTGAGTGGGGCATTCTGAAAGGAGATGTAACTATTATTAGGGAGTAA
- a CDS encoding peptide-N-glycosidase F-related protein yields MRLYTTLLLSMLYCSISSYAAPGDTTTVLVHNAVDMTWFGNYDQQGVFPDGSTTYRKVIMTYTLGCASGGCSDWDYTTQIWFRRPTGTLDSTVTNLDTVSTNPLVVDTTWNVYEVIENMELGRVITPYGTYMDNGSNGFNNSWSHRYTFDVTDYVHLLKDTCDIRAHYSGWSSGFSVTLRFDFIEGTPPRDILSIHNLYKGSKGYSTFSDFESTYFTPKTVDVPANATGARIFSTITGHGFDNNVNCAEFCPRQYTVKTNGAPLNSAMIWKDDCGSNPIYPQGGTWIYDRAGWCPGSKGDIHEFEWTNFNAGAANTIDFDMQSYTWSGNQAPSYTVNAHVVFYGNNNYTNDASLIDIIAPSKHEEHLRKNPFCGNPVVKVKNLGAAPITTLVIEYGLNGAGTCRYTWTGNLPFLEETDIELPTLQWQGANPNDPTFTATIVSVNGVADEFPQDNTLKSTYDVPDIHTLPFLLLSVQTNNYANETSYAVKDKDGNIIFERIQGSMAPNTVYKDSIFLSDGCYNLTVNDGGGDGLGWWANTAQGSGHVRILSPIFTFITLKNFAIDFGNSIDYNFVWTSTDSIQSACSLITGKEVIPTLTELTHALYPNPTTGVCTVEIGSPEAQDYTCRVYNMMGVLVHQQRVQNTTHSTLELNLEDQPSGVYLFEVEGSLGTKRVEKFIIAK; encoded by the coding sequence ATGAGACTTTATACAACACTTCTACTTAGTATGCTATATTGTAGCATTTCGAGCTATGCAGCGCCTGGAGATACCACTACCGTATTGGTACATAATGCTGTAGACATGACTTGGTTCGGCAATTATGACCAACAAGGAGTGTTTCCAGATGGTAGTACAACTTATCGAAAAGTAATCATGACCTATACATTAGGTTGTGCTTCTGGGGGTTGTAGCGATTGGGATTATACCACACAAATATGGTTTAGAAGACCGACAGGAACACTTGACTCTACCGTAACTAATTTGGATACCGTTTCTACCAATCCTTTAGTAGTAGACACAACATGGAATGTATATGAAGTGATCGAAAACATGGAATTAGGACGAGTCATTACACCTTACGGGACCTACATGGACAATGGTAGCAATGGTTTTAACAATTCATGGTCTCATCGGTATACTTTTGATGTAACAGACTATGTGCACTTATTAAAAGACACTTGTGATATTCGTGCTCATTATAGTGGATGGAGCAGTGGTTTTAGTGTCACCCTCCGATTTGATTTTATAGAAGGTACCCCACCTAGAGACATTTTAAGCATTCACAACTTGTACAAAGGTTCCAAAGGTTATTCTACTTTCAGCGATTTTGAATCGACTTATTTCACCCCAAAAACCGTCGATGTTCCTGCCAATGCTACGGGAGCTAGAATTTTTTCAACAATTACAGGGCATGGCTTTGATAATAACGTCAATTGTGCCGAATTTTGTCCACGACAATACACCGTCAAGACCAACGGTGCCCCACTTAATAGCGCCATGATTTGGAAAGATGACTGTGGCTCTAACCCAATTTATCCACAAGGCGGAACATGGATTTACGATCGTGCGGGTTGGTGTCCTGGCTCCAAGGGAGATATTCACGAATTTGAATGGACGAATTTTAATGCAGGTGCTGCCAATACAATTGACTTTGATATGCAAAGCTATACATGGTCGGGCAATCAAGCACCTTCTTATACGGTCAATGCACATGTTGTTTTTTATGGTAATAACAACTATACCAATGATGCTTCTTTAATAGATATTATTGCTCCAAGCAAGCATGAAGAACATTTGCGCAAAAATCCATTTTGTGGCAACCCTGTTGTAAAAGTTAAAAACTTGGGAGCCGCACCAATCACTACTTTGGTCATTGAGTATGGCTTAAACGGTGCTGGCACTTGCCGTTATACATGGACAGGTAATCTTCCATTTTTAGAAGAAACAGACATTGAGCTACCGACCTTACAATGGCAAGGTGCAAATCCCAACGACCCTACCTTTACTGCAACCATTGTGAGTGTAAATGGCGTAGCCGATGAATTCCCACAAGATAATACGTTAAAATCAACCTATGATGTTCCAGACATTCATACATTGCCATTTTTGTTGTTAAGTGTTCAAACGAACAACTACGCCAATGAAACTAGTTATGCTGTAAAAGACAAAGATGGTAACATCATTTTCGAGCGTATTCAAGGTTCTATGGCTCCTAATACGGTTTATAAAGATAGTATTTTCTTGTCTGATGGATGTTATAATCTAACGGTCAACGATGGCGGAGGTGATGGCTTAGGTTGGTGGGCAAACACAGCACAAGGAAGTGGTCATGTTCGTATTCTTAGTCCTATCTTTACCTTTATCACCTTAAAGAATTTTGCTATTGACTTTGGTAATTCTATTGATTATAATTTTGTATGGACAAGTACTGATAGCATTCAAAGTGCTTGTAGTTTGATTACAGGGAAAGAAGTCATTCCAACCTTAACAGAGCTAACACATGCTTTATATCCCAATCCAACTACGGGAGTTTGTACCGTAGAAATTGGTAGCCCAGAAGCGCAAGACTACACTTGTCGTGTCTATAATATGATGGGGGTTTTAGTACATCAACAACGAGTTCAAAACACGACTCATTCAACGTTAGAGTTGAACTTAGAAGATCAACCTTCTGGAGTTTACCTCTTTGAGGTAGAAGGTTCTTTGGGAACCAAGCGTGTAGAGAAATTCATCATTGCTAAGTAA
- a CDS encoding Rid family detoxifying hydrolase — MKQIIQTKNAPAPVGPYNQAVVANGILYVSGQIAINPETGELESGGIKSETERVMQNLAGVLAEANTTFENVIKCTIFMTDMGNYAAINEVYSRYFNDDTAPAREAVEVSNLPKYVNVEISCIATV; from the coding sequence ATGAAACAAATCATCCAAACTAAAAATGCGCCTGCTCCTGTAGGTCCCTACAACCAAGCTGTTGTTGCCAATGGAATTTTGTATGTTTCTGGTCAAATTGCCATTAATCCAGAAACTGGAGAATTGGAATCTGGGGGCATAAAATCAGAAACCGAACGTGTCATGCAAAATCTTGCAGGCGTATTGGCTGAAGCTAATACAACTTTTGAGAATGTAATTAAGTGCACTATTTTTATGACGGATATGGGCAATTATGCTGCCATTAACGAAGTCTATTCTCGCTATTTTAATGACGATACAGCTCCCGCACGAGAAGCCGTAGAAGTCTCTAATTTGCCAAAATATGTCAACGTAGAGATCTCTTGTATCGCAACCGTTTAG
- a CDS encoding type IX secretion system membrane protein PorP/SprF: MKKIYNLILGFIILTSGTSWGQQMPLLSEYMHSPALINPAMVGWEDLTAITATYRHQWTGMKNNPITFALNFRHFDEKRNMAFGGGLTHDQTGPTSFTGLNIQYAYHLKFGSEKKKEEKRHRLSIGLSLAANQYRLDGSKLQYNDANDPLIVGNSDFKILPDAGLGVFYYNDLYYVGFSVPQMISMNVKFDSDNALSNIQRIAHFYLNAGVKIELRSPKDGLSKRSLKEKSKHLLIPSIWFRYAPSSPINMNLHLRYVWHQMLGIGFGGSTDGTISFDVNVHVKKRFRIGYAFSLPVNGLTSQLGTNHEIMLTYVFGSNGNGWTFEAAEQQINLTKKDKKTSKDNKKQGTL, translated from the coding sequence ATGAAAAAAATCTACAATCTTATATTAGGCTTTATTATATTAACAAGCGGTACTAGTTGGGGACAACAAATGCCATTGTTGAGCGAATACATGCACAGCCCTGCATTGATTAACCCTGCAATGGTGGGCTGGGAAGATTTGACAGCGATCACAGCTACTTATCGGCATCAGTGGACGGGAATGAAAAACAATCCCATTACTTTTGCACTCAATTTTAGGCATTTTGATGAAAAGCGCAACATGGCATTTGGAGGAGGTTTAACGCACGACCAGACAGGACCAACTTCATTTACAGGTTTGAATATTCAATACGCTTATCACTTGAAATTTGGTTCTGAGAAAAAGAAAGAAGAAAAACGCCACCGTTTATCTATAGGGCTTTCTTTAGCGGCAAATCAATATCGATTGGACGGCTCCAAACTGCAATATAATGATGCCAATGATCCTCTAATTGTAGGCAATAGCGATTTTAAAATACTACCAGATGCAGGTTTAGGGGTGTTTTATTATAATGATTTGTATTATGTTGGTTTTTCTGTGCCTCAAATGATCTCGATGAATGTAAAGTTTGATAGTGATAATGCTTTGTCAAACATTCAACGGATTGCTCATTTTTATTTGAATGCAGGAGTCAAAATTGAGTTAAGATCCCCAAAAGATGGCTTGAGCAAACGTTCTTTAAAAGAAAAATCTAAACATTTGCTAATTCCATCGATTTGGTTTCGGTATGCTCCATCAAGCCCCATTAATATGAATTTGCACTTACGTTATGTTTGGCATCAAATGTTAGGCATAGGTTTTGGAGGGTCTACGGATGGGACGATTTCTTTTGATGTGAATGTCCATGTTAAAAAACGCTTTAGAATTGGCTACGCCTTTAGTTTGCCCGTTAATGGTCTGACCAGTCAATTAGGAACCAACCATGAAATTATGTTAACATATGTGTTTGGTAGCAACGGCAATGGATGGACTTTTGAAGCAGCAGAACAGCAAATCAACTTAACGAAAAAAGATAAGAAAACGTCTAAGGATAACAAAAAACAAGGAACCTTATAA
- a CDS encoding phage holin family protein, with protein sequence MFGSKKSITDRVKESLTDYLDDKFEDYRGQIALDLARGLGSLAGLVAVWSLAIISAMFLSIAVALLLGWLLSFFMASFAYTLSFLLIALVLIGAAAYIIKHQEKYIITPVFNIMSKSLRTSLGVEEEEMPEDPHPNEDIDAPPFNDKNKAPLSINAPINPDDDLSPVKTSTPPPPPQKEV encoded by the coding sequence ATGTTTGGCAGCAAAAAAAGTATTACCGACCGCGTAAAAGAGTCCTTAACAGATTATCTAGACGATAAGTTTGAAGATTATCGTGGTCAAATTGCTTTAGATTTGGCGAGAGGTCTTGGCTCACTAGCTGGTTTGGTTGCGGTATGGAGTCTTGCCATTATTTCTGCAATGTTCCTTTCTATAGCCGTTGCTTTGTTATTAGGATGGTTGCTTTCTTTTTTCATGGCTTCTTTTGCATATACTTTAAGTTTTTTACTCATTGCTCTTGTTTTAATTGGGGCAGCTGCTTATATCATCAAACATCAAGAAAAATATATCATTACGCCTGTGTTTAATATTATGTCTAAATCATTGCGAACAAGTTTGGGGGTAGAAGAGGAAGAAATGCCTGAAGATCCCCACCCCAATGAAGATATTGACGCGCCTCCATTTAATGATAAAAACAAAGCTCCTCTTTCTATCAATGCCCCTATTAATCCTGACGATGACCTTTCTCCTGTGAAAACGAGTACGCCCCCACCGCCGCCTCAAAAGGAGGTATAA
- a CDS encoding pseudouridine synthase yields MKRKPNKEDKPFSKFYKKKPTDYNFDEPSYYADAEDKPSKKKRTPPKTVKKKFTPKGKGNKFSKKEASPKTHEAPVEENMRLNKYIAHAGICSRRKASEYIKQGLVTVNDLVIKEMGYKVQKDDVVKFEDKVIQPTRNHVYILLNKPKNVITTLQDENGRKTVLDFVSDLTQERIYPVGRLDRNTTGLLLLTNDGAFAQKLSHPSFGVSKVYKAKLDKALHPDDLEKIRNTLQLDDGPAPVDAIEYGENNKTIGIEVHIGRNRIVRRIFEHLGYEVVKLDRVRYASLTKKNIPVGKCRFLTKKEVIILKHLA; encoded by the coding sequence ATGAAGCGTAAGCCAAATAAAGAAGACAAACCTTTCAGCAAGTTTTACAAAAAAAAGCCTACTGATTATAATTTTGATGAGCCATCTTATTATGCCGATGCAGAAGACAAACCTTCCAAGAAAAAACGAACTCCTCCTAAAACAGTAAAGAAGAAGTTTACACCCAAAGGCAAAGGAAATAAATTCTCAAAAAAAGAGGCTTCTCCAAAGACACACGAAGCACCTGTTGAGGAAAATATGCGCCTCAATAAATACATTGCACATGCGGGCATTTGCTCTCGAAGAAAAGCTAGTGAGTACATCAAACAAGGCTTGGTGACGGTCAATGACCTTGTGATAAAAGAAATGGGGTACAAAGTTCAAAAAGATGATGTGGTAAAATTTGAAGACAAGGTCATCCAGCCTACTAGAAATCACGTCTATATCTTGCTTAACAAGCCTAAAAATGTCATTACAACACTGCAAGATGAAAATGGTAGAAAAACTGTTTTGGATTTTGTTTCAGATTTAACTCAAGAGCGTATTTATCCTGTTGGTCGTTTGGATCGAAACACTACGGGGCTACTTTTGTTAACCAATGACGGAGCCTTTGCTCAAAAATTATCTCATCCAAGTTTTGGGGTTTCAAAAGTATACAAAGCCAAACTGGATAAAGCGCTACATCCTGATGACTTGGAAAAAATTCGCAACACCTTGCAATTAGACGATGGTCCTGCGCCTGTCGATGCTATTGAATATGGAGAAAATAACAAAACCATTGGGATAGAAGTCCATATTGGTCGAAATCGTATTGTTCGCCGAATTTTTGAACACTTAGGATACGAAGTTGTAAAACTTGACCGAGTTCGTTATGCTTCATTAACCAAAAAGAATATTCCTGTTGGCAAATGTCGATTTTTGACAAAAAAAGAAGTCATCATCTTAAAACATCTTGCTTAG